A genomic stretch from Camarhynchus parvulus chromosome 11, STF_HiC, whole genome shotgun sequence includes:
- the TAT gene encoding tyrosine aminotransferase has protein sequence MDSYLIQVNGHGDHAPVLDVHLKSTGNTISPGKVKGRKPRWAVRASEMSKKTFNPIRAIVDSMKVEPNPKKAMISLSLGDPTVFGNLPTNDEVTRAVKEVLDSGQYNGYAPSVGYQSCREAVAAYYNCPEAPLKAQDVILTSGCSQAIELALAVLANPGQNILVPRPGFSLYKTLALSLGIEVKLYNLLPEQAWEIDLEHLESLVDEKTACLIVNNPSNPCGSVFSKSHLQEILAVASRQCVPILADEIYGDMVFADCKYEPIATLSASVPVLSCGGLAKRWLVPGWRMGWILIHDRRDIFGNEIRDGLVRLSQRILGPCTIVQGALERILHRTPPEFYHNTLSILKSNADVCYAALSAIPGLQPVRPAGAMYLMVEIEMEHFPEFENDVEFTERLISEQSVFCLPATCFEYPNFFRVVTTVPEEMILEACSRIQEFCEMHYQGAEGAQDLECDK, from the exons ATGGACTCGTACCTGATCCAAGTGAATGGCCACGGAGATCATGCCCCTGTGCTAGATGTTCATCTCAAGAGCACTGGGAACACCATATCACCAGGGAAGGTGAAGGGTCGGAAGCCAAGATGGGCTGTCAGGGCTTCTGAAATGTCAAAGAAAACTTTCAATCCCATCCGAGCCATTGTAGACAGCATGAAGGTGGAACCCAACCCAAAGAAAGCCATGATCTCCTTATCCTTAG GAGACCCGACGGTCTTTGGAAACCTTCCCACAAATGATGAGGTCACACGGGCTGTGAAGGAGGTTTTGGACTCAGGACAGTACAATGGTTATGCTCCATCTGTTG GATACCAGTCCTGCcgagaagctgtggctgcataCTACAACTGCCCGGAGGCACCACTGAAGGCCCAG GATGTCATCTTAACaagtggctgcagccaggccatAGAGCttgccttggcagtgctggccaACCCAGGCCAGAACATTCTGGTGCCACGGCCTGGCTTCTCCCTCTACAAGACTCTGGCGTTGTCTTTGGGGATAGAGGTCAAACTCTATAATCTCTTG CCAGAGCAGGCCTGGGAAATTGATTTGGAGCACTTGGAGTCTTTGGTGGATGAGAAAACAGCTTGCCTCATTGTGAACAACCCATCAAACCCCTGTGGCTCTGTGTTCAGCAAGAGCCACCTCCAGGAGATCCTGGCAG TGGCATCAAGACAGTGTGTGCCCATCCTGGCTGATGAGATCTACGGAGACATG GTATTCGCTGACTGCAAGTATGAACCCATTGCAACTCTCAGCGCCAGTGTGCCAGTCTTGTCCTGCGGTGGCTTGGCAAAGAGATGGCTAGTCCCTGGCTGGCGGATGGGCTGGATCCTAATTCATGACAGGAGAGACATCTTTGGTAATGAG ATCAGGGACGGCCTTGTAAGACTGAGTCAGAGGATCCTAGGACCCTGTACAATTGTCCAAGGAGCACTGGAGCGTATCTTGCACCGAACACCACCTGAGTTCTATCACAACACCCTAAGCATCCTCAAG TCTAATGCTGACGTTTGTTATGCTGCCTTATCAGCTATCCCTGGCCTTCAGCCTGTCAGGCCTGCTGGAGCCATGTACCTGATG GTTGAGATAGAGATGGAGCATTTTCCGGAGTTTGAAAATGATGTGGAGTTCACTGAGCGACTCATCTCGGAGCAGTCTGTGTTCTGCTTGCCAGCCACG tgCTTTGAATACCCAAACTTCTTCCGTGTAGTGACCACCGTGCCTGAGGAGATGATCTTGGAGGCCTGCAGTCGCATTCAGGAGTTCTGTGAGATGCACTACCAGGGTGCTGAGGGGGCCCAGGATCTGGAGTGTGACAAGTAG
- the MARVELD3 gene encoding LOW QUALITY PROTEIN: MARVEL domain-containing protein 3 (The sequence of the model RefSeq protein was modified relative to this genomic sequence to represent the inferred CDS: inserted 1 base in 1 codon; deleted 1 base in 1 codon), with product MFCGREAPPGRRRADETELTAPAVPRGGPARPPGPSAGRAGPRRAMAERGCPRAARGERAGAGRRAVPAPEAEGPRGSRTVPGSLERRRCLYLHTGRGERGRREPLPLSCGAQXAGPAPSRALLCGRRLISASPPAFCQMVEVLLAVLILVCSSVSCGSAGGYTGLPALGGIYYYQYGGAYSGFGGAEGERAQQLDQHFYLLKLPIARAAMGVAGCLLVFPCVLILVGVLQVPWHFPAWLLIECTLYIVIAVSTVPALYYFLQSLLSVYHSSVCKEREQLYQSKGYQGFWCSLHGAEIAAGLLGCMTAMAYLLSAGLAVRDYRTVHEQKQKPLQL from the exons ATGTTCTGCGGCAG AGAAGCGCCGCCAGGGCGGAGGCGAGCGGACGAGACGGAGCTCACCGCGCCGGCGGTACCCcggggcggcccggcccggccccccggccccagcgctggccgagcggggccgcgccgggccaTGgcggag aggggctgcccccgTGCCGCGCGGGGAGAACGTGCCGGGGCGGGCAGGCG CGCCGTACCCGCACCAGAGGCAGAGGGGCCGCGGGGAAGCCGCACCGTGCCGGGGTCGCTGGAGCGCCGCCGCTGCCTGTACCTGCACACAGGCCGGGGTGAGCGCGGCCGGCGGGAGCCGCTCCCTCTGTCCTGCGGAGCGC CGGCTGGCCCGGCTCCCTCCCGGGCGCTCCTCTGCGGCCGCAGACTCATCTCGGCCTCCCCTCCAGCCTTCTGCCAGATGGTGGAGGTCCTGCTCGCCGTCCTGATCCTGGTCTGCAGCTCCGTGTCCTGTGGCTCGGCGGGAGGATACACCGGCCTCCCCGCCCTGGGGGGCATCTACTACTACCAGTACGGCGGGGCCTACAGCGGCTTCGGCGGAGCGGAGGGGGAGCGAGCCCAGCAGCTTGACCAACATTTCTACCTACTGAAGCTGCCCATTGCAAGGGCAGCGATGGGCGTGGCAGGGTGTCTCCTGGTCTTCCCTTGTGTTCTAATTTTGGTTGGTGTTCTGCAGGTCCCGTGGCACTTCCCAGCATGGCTGCTAATTGAATGCACCTTGTACATTGTGATTGCAGTTAGCACAGTGCCTGCTCTGTACTATTTCCTCCAGTCTCTGCTGAGCGTTTATCATTCATCAGTGTGCAAAGAGAGAGAGCAGCTTTATCAGAGCAAAGGCTATCAGGGCTTCTGGTGCAGCCTGCATGGGGCAGAGATTGCTGCTGGCCTATTGGGCTGCATGACTGCCATGGCATACCTGCTCAGTGCAGGCCTAGCTGTCAGAGATTATAGGACAGTTCATGAACAGAAACAGAAGCCACTGCAATTATAA